In Chryseobacterium turcicum, a single window of DNA contains:
- a CDS encoding rhomboid family intramembrane serine protease: MIKNIIHKKAFIAPSLMLAAMWFGYFLQAMGFFSNCFGAIIPLLPEGLLGILTSPILHGSFDHIIGNSIPIAVLMFLLFQFYSEVATKVFVIGWLGTGLILWLLPPIDILTGEYHYTCTIGASGLVYVLAFFLFFSGVFKWNMKLLTISLLVVLYYGSLIWGMFPEELFNNLNEPSKISWQAHLSGALMGSVMAYIFKNSGEKKKKYIWEFPNYYNEKDDILWQEYKENHPDDFLELPYKKNEDVWDYLEELRRK, translated from the coding sequence ATGATTAAAAATATAATTCACAAAAAGGCATTCATCGCTCCCTCACTTATGCTTGCTGCAATGTGGTTTGGGTATTTTTTACAAGCAATGGGGTTTTTCTCCAACTGCTTTGGAGCAATTATTCCACTATTGCCCGAAGGATTGTTGGGTATCTTGACTTCTCCTATTTTACATGGCAGCTTTGACCATATTATAGGAAATTCAATTCCCATCGCTGTTCTGATGTTTTTACTCTTTCAGTTTTATTCTGAAGTTGCCACTAAAGTTTTTGTGATAGGCTGGTTAGGCACGGGTCTTATTCTTTGGCTGTTACCACCTATTGATATTTTAACTGGAGAATATCATTACACATGCACCATCGGAGCGAGTGGTTTGGTGTACGTTTTGGCATTTTTTCTTTTTTTCAGTGGCGTTTTTAAATGGAATATGAAACTTTTAACCATCTCATTACTGGTTGTTTTATACTATGGAAGTTTAATTTGGGGAATGTTTCCTGAAGAACTATTCAATAATCTTAATGAGCCGAGTAAAATTTCTTGGCAGGCGCATTTATCTGGCGCATTGATGGGAAGTGTGATGGCCTATATATTTAAAAACTCAGGAGAAAAAAAGAAGAAATATATCTGGGAATTCCCCAATTATTATAACGAAAAAGATGATATACTTTGGCAAGAATACAAAGAGAATCATCCCGATGACTTTCTGGAATTACCCTACAAAAAAAATGAAGATGTTTGGGATTATTTGGAAGAATTAAGGAGAAAATAA
- a CDS encoding group III truncated hemoglobin produces MKNLESREDIELLVNSFYDKVVKDETIGFFFKDVVKVDWDKHLPKMYSFWESILFGQMSYKGNPMAVHFPINQMEAMEKKHFEKWLELWKQTIEENFTGQNASMAITKSENIANLMAYKMEMARKL; encoded by the coding sequence ATGAAAAATTTAGAATCAAGAGAAGATATAGAATTATTGGTTAATTCATTTTACGATAAAGTGGTAAAAGACGAGACGATAGGTTTCTTCTTTAAAGACGTTGTAAAAGTAGATTGGGACAAGCATTTACCAAAGATGTATTCGTTTTGGGAAAGCATACTTTTCGGACAGATGAGCTACAAAGGAAATCCTATGGCCGTACATTTTCCCATCAACCAAATGGAAGCGATGGAGAAAAAACATTTCGAAAAATGGCTTGAATTGTGGAAACAAACCATTGAAGAGAATTTCACGGGTCAAAATGCTTCTATGGCCATCACAAAATCTGAAAATATAGCCAATCTAATGGCTTATAAAATGGAAATGGCGAGAAAACTGTAG
- a CDS encoding DUF4919 domain-containing protein, giving the protein MNYRILFFLFIIPFFGLSQKTKLDLKNIEKNLSNPNSTYNYDRLIFKYKGLPKSIDSIEAQHLYYGRNFRNDLVSQSGDDFKELAEAFKSNNFIECIKLGKALYAKDPTNLDVILILLRAYDQTKNIGNFSHHIAQLRLLTDAIKNSGDGKSEQTAYKVNSVGDEYIFLNMMNVGQDYTRTSKALKDGVIDIWEKEENKIYIKILY; this is encoded by the coding sequence ATGAATTATAGAATCTTATTCTTTTTATTTATTATTCCGTTTTTTGGTTTGAGCCAAAAGACAAAACTCGATTTGAAAAATATCGAGAAGAATCTCAGCAATCCCAATTCTACGTACAATTACGACAGGCTTATTTTTAAATATAAAGGACTTCCAAAGTCTATCGACAGTATAGAAGCGCAGCATTTGTACTACGGAAGAAACTTTAGGAATGACCTGGTTTCCCAATCTGGAGACGATTTCAAAGAATTAGCAGAAGCTTTTAAAAGCAATAATTTTATAGAATGCATCAAGCTTGGTAAAGCGCTTTACGCAAAAGATCCTACCAATCTTGATGTGATTCTTATCTTACTTCGTGCCTATGATCAGACAAAAAACATCGGCAACTTTTCGCATCACATTGCTCAATTGAGACTTCTTACTGATGCTATCAAAAACTCCGGAGACGGAAAATCAGAACAAACCGCATACAAAGTAAACAGTGTGGGAGATGAATATATCTTCCTTAATATGATGAATGTGGGGCAAGACTATACCCGAACTTCTAAAGCCTTAAAAGACGGTGTTATCGACATTTGGGAAAAAGAAGAGAACAAAATTTATATCAAAATACTTTATTAA
- a CDS encoding cation:proton antiporter, with product MELYYSFSALIVLASIFAYINYRFLKLPSTIGIMVIAIVVSIILVLFGENFLPKTFGHLNNLMNSIDFTEVLMGAMLNFLLFAGGIHININDLKEQFRPVLIFSTAGVIISTFIVGFGMFYLLPLVGLEIPFIYCLVFGALISPTDPVAVLSVLKQAKVSKSLETKIAGESLFNDGMAVVVFTVVLQIAVGDKVDLGVENITILLMKEAGGGLLLGVLLGWVTSRLMREIDDYIISVLVTLAVVMGGYLVARQMHVSGPLTMVAAGLFMGNFNVKFKMKSITQDYLIKFWELIDEILNAVLFLFIGFELLMIKDLNHYVIPGLLAIVVVLGARFASIWGPAKFMSFRRTFSPQTIKVLFWGGIRGGVSIALAMSIPKNEYSNAILSITYCVVVFSIIVQGLTIAKVANPKMIADEEQELESMTLDEKH from the coding sequence TTGGAATTATATTATTCATTCTCAGCACTTATCGTACTAGCATCCATTTTTGCATATATCAATTACCGATTTTTAAAGCTTCCGAGTACTATCGGGATTATGGTTATTGCCATCGTGGTATCAATCATTTTGGTTTTATTTGGTGAAAACTTTCTTCCTAAAACATTCGGTCATCTGAATAATTTGATGAACAGTATAGACTTTACCGAAGTTCTGATGGGAGCTATGCTAAACTTCCTGCTCTTTGCGGGAGGTATCCATATTAATATCAATGATTTAAAAGAACAGTTCCGGCCAGTTCTTATATTTTCAACGGCAGGAGTCATTATTTCGACCTTTATCGTAGGGTTTGGAATGTTTTATTTGTTGCCTTTGGTAGGACTAGAGATTCCTTTTATCTACTGTTTGGTATTTGGAGCATTGATTTCGCCGACCGATCCGGTTGCGGTTTTAAGTGTTTTAAAACAAGCGAAAGTTTCAAAGTCATTAGAAACAAAAATTGCAGGAGAATCGTTATTTAATGACGGGATGGCTGTGGTCGTTTTTACAGTGGTTTTGCAGATTGCAGTAGGCGACAAAGTAGATTTGGGAGTAGAAAATATTACTATTTTATTGATGAAAGAAGCTGGAGGCGGATTGCTTTTGGGAGTTCTTTTAGGTTGGGTAACTTCAAGATTAATGCGTGAGATTGATGATTATATTATCTCCGTTTTGGTAACGCTTGCAGTGGTAATGGGTGGTTATCTTGTTGCAAGACAAATGCATGTTTCAGGTCCGTTAACGATGGTTGCTGCAGGATTATTTATGGGTAATTTTAATGTTAAATTTAAAATGAAATCCATCACCCAAGATTATCTGATTAAGTTTTGGGAACTGATTGACGAAATTCTAAACGCCGTCTTATTCCTTTTCATCGGTTTTGAATTGCTGATGATTAAAGATTTAAATCATTATGTAATTCCTGGATTGTTGGCGATTGTTGTGGTTCTTGGTGCGAGATTCGCTTCGATTTGGGGGCCGGCAAAATTTATGTCTTTCAGAAGAACATTTAGCCCGCAAACAATAAAAGTTTTATTTTGGGGGGGAATCCGTGGTGGTGTTTCCATCGCTTTGGCCATGTCAATCCCGAAAAATGAATACAGCAATGCTATTTTAAGTATTACTTACTGTGTGGTTGTGTTTTCTATTATTGTTCAGGGGCTTACGATTGCTAAAGTGGCCAATCCAAAGATGATTGCTGATGAGGAACAAGAGTTGGAAAGTATGACTTTAGATGAAAAACATTAA
- a CDS encoding iron chaperone: MKNAFTNFNEYFLLFPEEVQLKMEVLRKVIHSQNPDLEEYIGYQMPAFKYKDKPLIYFAAYKKHIGFYPLPKAIVRFENDFVERKFKFSKGAVQFPLNEELPLDLIEKIVQFRMVEIDQKKS; this comes from the coding sequence ATGAAAAATGCATTCACAAATTTTAATGAATATTTTCTTCTTTTTCCGGAAGAAGTACAGTTAAAAATGGAGGTTTTAAGAAAAGTAATACACTCCCAAAATCCTGATTTGGAAGAATATATCGGGTATCAAATGCCCGCTTTCAAATATAAAGACAAGCCTTTGATTTATTTTGCGGCTTATAAAAAGCACATCGGTTTTTATCCGCTCCCCAAAGCAATTGTCCGTTTTGAAAATGATTTTGTTGAAAGAAAATTTAAATTTTCAAAAGGTGCTGTTCAGTTTCCATTGAATGAAGAATTGCCTTTAGATTTGATTGAAAAAATAGTTCAGTTTAGAATGGTGGAGATTGATCAAAAAAAATCCTGA
- a CDS encoding YkgJ family cysteine cluster protein → MNLDFYKTQALQKQKEHKKFLDGLKKKPPKNLDYVVQETHEQVFEKVDCLQCANCCKTTGPLYTEKDIERISKHLRMKQADFEAKFLRVDEEDDKVLQNLPCYFLNDDNTCSIYEVRPKACREYPHTDRKKIYQINDLMIKNTVICPAAFEFVESMMKNLGK, encoded by the coding sequence TTGAATTTAGACTTTTATAAAACTCAGGCTTTACAGAAACAGAAAGAACATAAAAAGTTTTTGGATGGTTTAAAGAAAAAACCGCCTAAAAACTTAGATTATGTTGTGCAAGAAACTCATGAGCAGGTTTTTGAGAAAGTTGATTGTCTTCAATGTGCCAACTGTTGTAAAACTACCGGGCCACTTTATACAGAAAAAGATATCGAGCGTATTTCAAAACATTTACGCATGAAACAGGCGGATTTTGAAGCTAAATTTCTGCGTGTAGATGAAGAGGATGATAAGGTTTTGCAGAATCTTCCGTGCTATTTCCTGAATGATGATAATACATGCTCAATCTACGAGGTACGTCCCAAAGCATGTAGAGAATATCCTCATACAGACCGAAAAAAGATTTATCAGATTAATGATTTGATGATAAAAAATACGGTGATTTGTCCTGCTGCTTTTGAGTTTGTAGAAAGTATGATGAAGAATTTAGGTAAATAG
- a CDS encoding DNA alkylation repair protein, translating to MLKEIKESLAVLSIPEKAAFFPKFFKTGKGEYGEGDLFLGVKVPDQRAVAKEYYAKISLDELSELLSSPYHEHRLTALIILISKFEKTKDTAIKEEIVDFYLNHLDFVNNWDLVDTTCYKILGQYAFENQKESLLRTLADSDQMWHKRIAVVGTMHYIKKGSFELTKELVTQNLHHPHDLMHKANGWLLREMGNKNETELINYLNQYYKEMPRTCLRYAIEKLDEELRQDYLKGRI from the coding sequence ATGCTTAAAGAAATCAAAGAATCATTAGCGGTTTTATCAATTCCGGAAAAGGCTGCTTTTTTTCCTAAGTTCTTCAAAACAGGAAAAGGGGAGTATGGTGAAGGCGATTTGTTTTTGGGCGTAAAAGTTCCGGACCAAAGAGCGGTTGCCAAAGAATATTATGCTAAAATTTCTTTGGATGAATTGAGTGAATTGCTTTCTTCGCCTTATCATGAGCATCGTTTAACGGCTTTAATTATACTGATTTCCAAGTTTGAAAAAACGAAAGACACAGCGATAAAAGAAGAAATCGTCGATTTTTATCTTAATCATCTCGATTTTGTTAATAATTGGGATTTGGTAGATACCACTTGTTATAAGATTTTAGGGCAATATGCTTTTGAAAATCAGAAAGAAAGCCTTTTAAGAACGCTTGCTGATTCTGACCAGATGTGGCATAAAAGAATTGCTGTAGTAGGAACAATGCACTATATAAAAAAGGGTTCGTTTGAATTGACGAAAGAGCTTGTCACGCAAAATCTTCATCACCCACATGATTTGATGCATAAAGCAAATGGCTGGTTGTTGAGAGAGATGGGTAATAAAAATGAAACAGAATTAATCAATTATCTCAATCAATATTACAAAGAAATGCCAAGAACCTGCCTTCGGTATGCGATTGAAAAATTAGATGAAGAATTGCGTCAGGATTATCTTAAAGGCAGAATTTAA
- a CDS encoding DUF6122 family protein codes for MCPPEIALLKTCTHYFLHLAFPAVIAFVFYRNQWKKVYLILLATMLVDLDHLFANPIFDPNRMSVGFHFLHSYYAIAVYFFLLFFKGNLRIIGIGLLFHMFTDFQDFVWWCH; via the coding sequence ATGTGTCCTCCTGAAATTGCTTTACTAAAAACATGTACGCATTATTTCCTGCATCTGGCATTTCCGGCGGTTATAGCCTTTGTTTTTTATCGTAATCAATGGAAAAAAGTGTACTTGATTCTTTTGGCCACCATGTTGGTTGATCTCGATCATCTTTTTGCCAATCCTATTTTTGATCCCAACAGAATGAGTGTGGGTTTTCACTTTTTACATTCCTATTACGCGATTGCGGTGTATTTTTTTCTTTTGTTTTTTAAGGGGAATTTAAGAATAATAGGTATTGGTCTACTTTTTCATATGTTCACTGATTTTCAGGATTTTGTGTGGTGGTGTCATTAA
- the gdhA gene encoding NADP-specific glutamate dehydrogenase — MEQYNIDQKIQEFIAKIEAKNPNEPEFLQAVKEVAVTVIPFILTRKEYTGMKLLERMAEAERIIIFRVPWVDDKGEIQVNRGFRIQMNSAIGPYKGGIRFHPTVNLSVLKFLAFEQVFKNSLTTLPMGGGKGGSDFDPQGKTDMEVMRFCQAFMTELCKHIGPETDVPAGDIGVGAREIGYLFGQYKKVRNEFTGVLTGKGLAYGGSLIRPEATGYGVVYFAEQMLKTIGQTFKDKTVTVSGFGNVAWGVIKKVNELGGKVITLSGPDGYIYDKDGIDGDKIDYLLELRASGNNRAEDYAKKYPSAVFHAGKRPWEVKCDVAIPSATQNELHLEDAKMLVENGCVCVTEAANMPSTLDAINYFLENKVLFSPGKASNAGGVATSGLEMTQNSIRLNWTSEEVDARLKEIMIGIHKACRDYGKEEDGYVNYVKGANIAGFVKVAEAMLAQGVV, encoded by the coding sequence ATGGAACAATATAATATTGACCAGAAAATTCAGGAATTTATTGCTAAAATTGAGGCAAAAAATCCTAACGAACCGGAATTTTTACAGGCAGTAAAAGAAGTTGCTGTAACTGTAATTCCGTTTATCTTGACCAGAAAAGAATATACCGGAATGAAGCTTCTAGAGAGAATGGCTGAAGCGGAAAGAATTATTATTTTCAGAGTTCCATGGGTTGATGATAAAGGTGAAATTCAAGTAAACAGAGGTTTCAGAATTCAAATGAACTCTGCAATCGGACCTTACAAAGGAGGAATCCGTTTCCACCCTACTGTAAACCTTTCTGTGCTTAAATTCTTAGCTTTCGAGCAGGTATTTAAAAACTCTTTAACGACTCTTCCAATGGGAGGTGGTAAAGGAGGTTCTGATTTTGACCCACAAGGAAAAACTGATATGGAAGTAATGCGTTTCTGCCAAGCTTTCATGACAGAATTATGCAAGCACATCGGCCCAGAAACAGACGTTCCTGCTGGAGATATCGGTGTTGGAGCAAGAGAAATCGGATACTTATTTGGCCAGTACAAAAAAGTAAGAAACGAGTTTACCGGAGTTCTTACCGGAAAAGGTCTTGCTTATGGAGGTTCATTAATCCGTCCTGAAGCTACAGGTTACGGTGTGGTGTACTTCGCTGAGCAAATGCTTAAGACTATCGGACAAACTTTCAAAGATAAAACAGTAACAGTTTCAGGTTTCGGAAACGTAGCTTGGGGAGTTATCAAAAAAGTAAACGAACTAGGCGGAAAAGTAATTACGCTTTCTGGACCAGACGGTTATATTTATGATAAAGACGGAATCGACGGTGATAAAATCGATTATCTTTTAGAGCTTAGAGCTTCTGGAAATAACAGAGCTGAAGATTACGCTAAAAAATATCCTTCTGCCGTATTCCATGCTGGAAAACGTCCTTGGGAAGTGAAGTGTGACGTGGCAATTCCTTCTGCAACTCAGAACGAATTACACCTTGAAGATGCTAAAATGTTGGTAGAAAACGGTTGCGTTTGTGTAACTGAAGCTGCTAATATGCCTTCAACTTTAGATGCTATCAATTATTTCCTTGAGAATAAAGTATTGTTCTCTCCAGGAAAAGCTTCTAACGCAGGTGGTGTAGCTACTTCAGGATTAGAAATGACTCAAAACTCTATCAGATTAAACTGGACTTCTGAAGAAGTTGATGCAAGACTGAAAGAGATTATGATCGGAATTCATAAAGCTTGTAGAGACTACGGTAAAGAGGAAGATGGCTATGTAAACTACGTAAAAGGTGCTAATATCGCCGGGTTCGTAAAAGTTGCTGAAGCAATGCTTGCTCAAGGAGTAGTATAA
- a CDS encoding DUF3078 domain-containing protein, which produces MKKVFMLFFIYLSASSFAQVIISDSVAVDTIKKPKYWSVLAKNSVMFNQAAFSNWVGGGANNVGWLGSANYNLTYEKDRNLWENIIILNYGQNTTKGVGTRKTQDVINFSTNYGRQFSKSWYVSAGASLQSQFSGGFEDGNNPEAKKISNFMAPGYSNAGLGITYRPNDKLTVTLRPANGRFTFVLDKELQLAGNYGLKDDGDSFLMQFGFYGNAVYKVKLMENIEMTNTGSIFSNYLDKPDHMVLSYNMLLNMKINRFVSSIVTLDLLYDHNQIQKTQLKQTLGIGFAYNIDNGVKRSARKDNQSWLRK; this is translated from the coding sequence ATGAAAAAGGTCTTTATGTTATTTTTTATTTACTTGAGTGCGAGTTCTTTTGCTCAGGTAATCATCAGTGATTCGGTAGCAGTTGATACGATTAAAAAACCAAAGTATTGGTCGGTTTTAGCCAAAAATAGTGTGATGTTTAATCAGGCAGCTTTTTCAAATTGGGTTGGCGGTGGAGCCAATAATGTAGGGTGGCTGGGAAGCGCAAACTATAATCTAACGTATGAAAAAGACCGAAATCTTTGGGAAAACATCATCATTTTAAATTACGGACAAAATACAACAAAAGGAGTAGGGACTAGAAAAACCCAAGACGTTATTAATTTTTCTACCAACTACGGGAGGCAGTTTTCTAAAAGCTGGTATGTTTCTGCGGGTGCCAGTTTGCAGTCTCAGTTTTCGGGTGGTTTTGAAGATGGGAACAATCCTGAAGCTAAGAAAATCTCCAATTTTATGGCACCAGGATATTCAAATGCCGGTTTGGGGATTACGTACAGGCCTAATGATAAGTTAACGGTTACCTTGCGTCCTGCCAATGGGAGATTTACTTTTGTTTTGGATAAAGAGCTACAATTGGCCGGAAATTATGGACTTAAAGATGATGGAGATTCATTTTTAATGCAGTTCGGTTTCTATGGAAATGCAGTTTATAAGGTTAAGTTGATGGAAAATATAGAAATGACGAACACCGGCTCTATTTTCTCTAATTATCTGGATAAACCTGATCACATGGTTTTGTCATACAACATGCTTTTAAATATGAAAATCAATCGATTTGTTTCATCCATTGTTACTTTAGATTTGCTGTATGATCATAATCAAATTCAAAAAACGCAGCTTAAACAGACTTTGGGTATTGGTTTTGCGTATAATATTGATAACGGCGTTAAACGATCGGCAAGAAAGGACAACCAATCGTGGCTTAGGAAATAA
- the dprA gene encoding DNA-processing protein DprA, translating to MYSEEHLYSIALRECNFIGDINFFKLVRRFGTAENVWKTHKKELSKTDGIGTKIISDIGNSEHLKFAEKEIAFCEKNSIKINLRHQNDFPILLKECDDAPAILYQKGNFDTKLKTISLVGTRNITAYGKKFIEDFFEESKSHSYISVSGLALGVDKEVHEQSLNHQIPTIGVLAHGFHTFYPSKNRKLSEKILEENGGLLTEFNSSRKPDRENFIQRNRIIAGISPATIVVETAFGGGSISTATFANTYNRDVFALPGKITDKYSQGCNHLIFQNKATAISTIKDLLDLLGFNNLKEKMEELFPHSKITIQLSENQELIYKNIAENPHISLDDLSEKISVPSHKLLPVILELELLGKVKSFSGRQFIVI from the coding sequence ATGTATTCTGAAGAACACCTCTATTCTATCGCTCTGCGTGAATGTAATTTTATTGGTGACATTAATTTTTTCAAACTCGTACGCCGTTTTGGAACGGCCGAAAATGTGTGGAAAACCCATAAAAAAGAACTCAGCAAAACAGATGGAATTGGCACAAAAATAATTTCCGACATAGGAAATTCTGAACATCTGAAATTTGCTGAAAAAGAAATTGCTTTTTGCGAAAAAAATTCCATAAAAATTAACCTAAGACACCAAAACGACTTTCCTATTTTACTTAAAGAATGTGACGATGCTCCTGCAATACTTTACCAGAAGGGAAATTTTGACACAAAACTAAAAACGATTAGTTTAGTAGGAACAAGAAATATAACAGCTTACGGCAAAAAATTTATTGAAGACTTTTTTGAAGAATCAAAGTCACATTCATATATATCTGTTAGCGGTTTGGCCCTAGGCGTTGACAAAGAAGTGCACGAGCAATCATTAAACCATCAAATTCCTACCATTGGTGTTTTAGCACATGGCTTTCATACTTTTTACCCCTCTAAAAACAGAAAACTTTCAGAAAAAATTCTCGAAGAAAACGGCGGATTGCTTACCGAATTTAATTCATCAAGAAAACCCGACCGCGAAAATTTCATTCAAAGAAATAGAATTATTGCCGGTATTTCTCCTGCCACTATTGTAGTAGAAACAGCCTTCGGTGGAGGCTCTATAAGCACCGCGACTTTTGCAAACACTTATAATAGAGATGTTTTTGCTCTTCCCGGAAAAATTACAGACAAGTATAGCCAAGGATGCAATCATTTAATTTTTCAGAATAAAGCAACTGCAATTTCTACCATAAAAGACCTCTTAGACTTGCTTGGATTTAATAATCTTAAAGAAAAAATGGAAGAGCTCTTTCCTCACAGCAAAATCACCATTCAATTATCTGAAAATCAAGAATTAATATATAAAAACATTGCAGAAAATCCACACATCTCTTTAGACGATTTATCCGAGAAAATATCGGTGCCTTCGCACAAATTATTGCCTGTAATTTTAGAATTAGAGCTTTTGGGAAAAGTAAAATCATTTTCTGGGAGACAATTTATAGTAATATAA
- a CDS encoding calcium:proton antiporter, whose amino-acid sequence MKLKEFLHYTYVFPVLAVLYYLSGLMGTGVVFDVIAGVLLTGSVLSAVHHAEVVAHRVGEPYGTIILALCITIIEVALIISLMVAGGEQAITLARDTVFAAVMIILNGIIGICVLVGGVKYFEQFFARTSATTYLVSIVSILVITLVLPNFTSSVNGPYYNNAQLIFVSIACLVIYGVFLMVQTVRHRSYFVPADGNAEEHFIPNKTQTVVSFFLLVVCLIVVVLMAKGLSKTIEDMVQSMGAPKSLVGVIIAGVVLLPEGLAAIRAARNNQFQSSLNLALGSALASIGLSIPAISAVSIMYDIPLVLGLDKKDIILLTLSVFIVMLSLSRGKTNILYGTVLLVNLAAYIFTVIVP is encoded by the coding sequence ATGAAACTAAAAGAATTTTTACATTATACGTACGTTTTTCCTGTCTTGGCGGTACTTTATTACCTCTCAGGATTGATGGGAACAGGAGTGGTCTTCGATGTCATTGCCGGTGTATTACTCACCGGAAGTGTTTTATCAGCCGTACATCACGCTGAAGTAGTTGCTCACAGAGTTGGTGAACCCTACGGAACCATTATTTTGGCGCTCTGTATTACCATTATTGAAGTAGCACTTATTATTTCGTTAATGGTTGCAGGAGGTGAGCAAGCCATTACGTTAGCAAGAGATACCGTCTTTGCAGCGGTAATGATTATCCTGAACGGAATTATTGGTATCTGCGTCTTGGTGGGTGGTGTAAAGTATTTTGAGCAGTTTTTTGCCCGAACTTCTGCTACAACCTATCTTGTAAGTATTGTTTCTATTTTGGTGATTACTTTGGTTCTTCCCAACTTTACTTCAAGCGTCAACGGACCTTACTATAATAACGCACAGCTAATTTTTGTATCCATTGCTTGTCTTGTCATTTATGGAGTCTTTTTAATGGTGCAAACCGTGAGACACAGAAGCTATTTTGTACCAGCTGATGGAAATGCAGAAGAACATTTTATACCAAATAAAACACAGACCGTTGTGAGCTTTTTCTTATTGGTCGTATGTTTGATTGTCGTTGTTTTAATGGCGAAAGGTCTCTCTAAAACAATCGAAGATATGGTACAAAGCATGGGAGCACCAAAATCTTTAGTAGGAGTTATTATTGCAGGTGTTGTATTGCTTCCGGAAGGATTGGCGGCAATTCGTGCAGCGAGAAATAACCAGTTTCAGTCGAGTTTAAATTTGGCCTTAGGTTCTGCATTGGCGAGTATTGGTTTAAGTATTCCTGCGATTTCTGCAGTAAGTATCATGTACGATATTCCTTTGGTTTTAGGTCTTGATAAAAAAGATATAATTCTCCTTACCTTATCTGTTTTTATCGTGATGCTTTCATTGAGTAGAGGAAAAACCAATATTTTGTACGGAACTGTTTTGTTAGTCAACTTAGCAGCCTATATTTTCACCGTAATTGTACCGTAA